From Thermothelomyces thermophilus ATCC 42464 chromosome 6, complete sequence, the proteins below share one genomic window:
- a CDS encoding carbohydrate esterase family 16 protein (CAZy_ID 267858), protein MRLSWVLVGASIALAKSHKDHNFETLVTFGDSYTDNGRLGYYINHGGKAPRPGTMHDETTTTASGGLSWAQFAARDAGATLMDYAVSGAVCSNQIVSRYFDLINRTFPAILDDEIPSFQADVLFKSLYPHRTAENTVYAVWIGTNDLGWGAFLSDSQTPGKTISDFVSCVFSVLDHVYKTGGRRFVILNTVPLELAPLYALPENGGTLDSQYWNTKTKYNMTEYGQKIREYSTSVNTMLENGALVMASLKKRWPKAMVDVFDVHSLFNDIYNAPTKYLDAPHNVNSYYHQCGPAGSPCTDQPGSLNGYMWYDELHPSNKTSSIVARNFLDVVAGKSKYGTRFH, encoded by the exons ATGCGTCTCTCCTGGGTTCTCGTTGGCGCTTCGATCGCCTTGGCCAAGTCGCACAAAGACCACAATTTCGAGACGTTGGTCACTTTCGGCGACAGCTACACCGACAACGGCCGGCTGGGCTACTACATCAACCATGGTGGGAAGGCGCCTCGGCCGGGGACGATGCACGACGAGACGACCACAACGGCGTCGGGTGGCCTATCATGGGCCCAGTTCGCTGCCAGGGATGCTGGAGCTACGCTGATGGATTACGCCGTCAGCGGTGCCGTCTGCTCCAACCAGATCGTCTCCCGGTACTTCGACCTCATCAACCGGACCTTCCCGGCCATCCTCGACGACGAGATTCCGTCCTTCCAGGCTGACGTGCTCTTCAAGTCGCTCTACCCGCACCGCACTGCCGAGAACACGGTGTATGCCGTGTGGATCGGCACCAATGACCTGGGCTGGGGCGCTTTTCTGTCGGACTCGCAGACCCCCGGCAAGACCATCAGCGACTTTGTCAGCTGCGTCTTCTCCGTGCTCGACCATGTCTACAAGACGGGCGGACGGCGCTTTGTCATCCTCAACACGGTGCCCCTGGAGCTGGCCCCGCTCTATGCGCTGCCCGAGAACGGCGGCACGCTCGACTCGCAGTACTGGAACACCAAGACCAAGTATAACATGACCGAGTACGGCCAGAAGATCCGCGAGTACTCGACCAGCGTCAACACCATGCTGGAAAACGGCGCCCTTGTCATGGCGTCCCTGAAGAAGCGCTGGCCCAAGGCCATGGTCGACGTCTTTGACGTCCACAGCCTGTTCAACGACATCTATAATGCGCCCACCAAGTACCTGGATGCGCCGCACAATGTCAACAGTTACTACCATCAGTGCGGACCGGCCGGCAGCCCGTGCACTGACCAGCCCGGTTCTCTGAATGGGTATATGTGGTATGACGAGCTGCATCCCTCCAACAAGACCA GCTCCATCGTTGCACGGAACTTCCTCGACGTGGTTGCTGGAAAGTCCAAGTACGGAACGCGCTTCCATTAG
- a CDS encoding p53-like transcription factor: SFTQGSTSSLSAIETSTQPSSYLSLIPSVPQPPVTPYSPDGGHFYTPAPPIFPGLEVRPRLGSNSSTAGQGMAHAHRSTTLPHPGTHLSAREAYASATPAFRRSEHHIQRSPPFSSIRRSNLLSPTSTSTSYGSLKMDTGYPGSRTQPSIPPLGPMTSLGHLSYGDTSATPIQVDISGVIDKGFFVAENEWTCYRRNYFACICSFSLTPLLPNSPIHFLPTGSTQAYSVYGFAMCISAVVSDNESHTIELVQHTPKRDKGPIAKPDKVRLSPKPPQASQHPLTSLYGAPEASLGSPRYEQGFGQPQQSSAPTEHTFERIQFKQATANNGKRRAAQQYYHLLVELWADVGQQGGGDSWVKVAYRKSAKMIVRGRSPGHYQSERRGSASSGPGGSSGSMGGGGYTTGLLGPGEYPANQPMMGGGGYAQQYDTRSGGYGGARPHHELNMEPLISTEDVKAMTSTKGYQYYPATIYESEHHDPRQQQQQEQQQQQPQEQQEQQQQHHHHHHHHHHQQVELFSHARQEVSGSGAAPSMSAMFDPTKVKPEMENGLPSLLYHSVPYYQRCGRFEGKATSSGQYPKLIPPPSTTMNMT, from the exons AGCTTCACCCAAGGCTCCACTAGTTCGCTGTCGGCCATAGAAACGTCCACCCAGCCTTCCTCATATTTGAGTCTGATACCTTCGGTCCCTCAGCCGCCCGTCACGCCGTACTCCCCCGACGGTGGCCACTTTTATACCCCCGCTCCTCCCATCTTCCCGGGCCTGGAGGTCAGGCCTCGACTGGGCTCTAA CAGTAGCACGGCCGGCCAGGGCATGGCGCATGCCCATCGTTCCACGACATTGCCGCATCCAGGAACACACTTGAGCGCGCGAGAGGCCTACGCATCGGCGACACCCGCATTCAGGAGATCGGAACATCACATCCAACGGTCGCCGCCCTTTTCCAGCATACGACGCAGTAACCTCCTTTCTCCAACCAGCACATCGACCTCATACGGGTCTCTCAAGATGGACACGGGCTATCCCGGATCCAGGACCCAGCCCAGCATCCCTCCCCTGGGCCCCATGACATCGCTCGGCCATCTTTCATATGGCGACACATCGGCCACTCCGATCCAAGTTGACATCAGCGGCGTCATTGACAAGGGCTTCTTCGTGGCCGAGAACGAGTGGACGTGTTATCGCCGCAATTACTTCGCGTGCATATGCTCCTTCTCCCTGACACCCCTGCTGCCCAACTCGCCCATCCACTTCCTGCCGACGGGATCCACGCAGGCCTACAGCGTGTACGGGTTCGCCATGTGCATCTCAGCGGTCGTCTCCGACAACGAAAGCCACACCATCGAGCTGGTTCAGCACACCCCGAAACGAGACAAGGGCCCGATTGCAAAGCCCGACAAGGTGCGACTGTCACCAAAGCCGCCGCAGGCAAGCCAGCACCCCTTGACAAGCCTCTATGGGGCCCCAGAGGCCAGCCTCGGATCGCCGAGATATGAGCAGGGCTTCGGTCAGCCCCAACAGAGCTCGGCGCCCACCGAGCACACCTTTGAGCGCATTCAGTTCAAGCAGGCGACGGCCAACAACGGGAAGCGAAGGGCGGCTCAGCAGTACTACCACCTCCTGGTCGAGCTGTGGGCCGACGTCGGTCAGCAAGGCGGCGGGGATTCGTGGGTTAAGGTCGCGTACCGGAAGTCGGCCAAGATGATTGTCCGTGGCCGGTCTCCAGGCCATTACCAGTCAGAGAGGCGAGGGAGCGCAAGCAGCGGACCCGGCGGCTCTAGCGGTAGTATGGGTGGCGGTGGATACACAACGGGCCTCCTTGGGCCCGGGGAGTATCCGGCAAACCAGCCCATgatgggaggaggaggctaCGCGCAGCAGTACGACACCCGGTCCGGCGGCTACGGCGGGGCCCGGCCACACCACGAGCTCAACATGGAGCCGCTTATTTCAACCGAGGATGTCAAAGCCATGACCAGTACCAAAGGATATCAGTACTACCCAGCAACCATTTACGAGAGCGAACATCATGACCCgagacaacaacaacaacaagagcagcagcagcaacaaccacaggagcagcaggagcagcagcaacagcatcaccatcatcatcaccaccaccaccatcagcAGGTTGAACTGTTCTCACACGCACGCCAGGAGGTTTCGGGGAGCGGTGCGGCACCCTCGATGAGCGCCATGTTCGACCCAACCAAGGTCAAGCCGGAGATGGAGAACGGGCTCCCCAGCCTGCTCTACCACAGCGTTCCGTATTACCAACGGTGCGGGCGGTTCGAAGGAAAGGCGACGTCGAGCGGCCAGTATCCGAAATTGATCCCCCCACCTTCCACTACCATGAACATGACCTGA
- a CDS encoding glycoside hydrolase family 76 protein (CAZy_ID 267896), whose product MRFLRSLKPALATTAAIAAIAPKDLDINDPSSIKGVAKTIASGAMSYYSGTAEKFVDLPEPYYWWQAGALMGSMLDYSHYTGDKSYDRIIATALLGQVGPNFDFMLPSHFGQEGNDDQAFWGFAVMAAAERNFPQPDENVPSWLQLGANLWNSLASRWNTTACNGGLLWQIFASNPNGLDYKNSVSNGGLFQISARLARATGNNTYLEWAEKVWDWTEGVGMIDKDFNVHDGASASHNCTDINPVTFSYTAAIYMYGAAVMADVTGDKKWVQRTERILDAARSFFSPFPNATNIMYEHACEQVGTCNADMRSFKGYLSRFAYAASVFVPSIKPVIEELWHPTAKAAAKSCSGGPDGTQCGQRWYYGGFDGTTGLGEEMCALETIQGLLVGEAEPPLKGDQIKTVRTFEGSSNTKRGGRYDARLA is encoded by the exons ATGCGCTTCCTCAGGTCCCTCAAGCCCGCACTTGCGACCACGGCCGCTATTGCGGCCATCGCTCCCAAGGATCTAGATATCAACGACCCAT CCTCGATCAAGGGCGTGGCAAAAACCATCGCCTCCGGCGCCATGTCCTACTACTCTGGCACCGCCGAGAAGTTTGTCGACCTCCCTGAGCCGTATTACTGGTGGCAGGCCGGTGCGCTCATGGGGAGCATGCTGGACTACTCGCACTATACGGGCGACAAGAGCTACGACCGCATCATTGCGACGGCTCTCCTGGGCCAGGTCGGTCCGAACTTCGACTTCATGCTTCCGTCACATTTTGGCCAGGAAGGGAACGACGACCAGGCCTTCTGGGGATTTGCCGTcatggcggcggccgagaggAACTTCCCGCAGCCGGACGAGAATGTCCCCTCGTGGCTGCAGCTGGGCGCGAACCTCTGGAACTCGCTCGCCTCGAGGTGGAACACGACGGCGTGCAACGGCGGCCTCCTGTGGCAGATCTTCGCCTCGAACCCGAACGGCCTCGACTACAAGAACAGCGTCAGCAACGGCGGCCTGTTCCAGATCTCGGCCCGCCTCGCACGGGCGACGGGCAACAACACCTACCTGGAATGGGCCGAGAAGGTCTGGGACTGGACCGAGGGCGTCGGCATGATCGACAAAGACTTCAACGTGCACGACGGCGCGAGCGCCAGCCACAACTGCACCGACATCAACCCAGTCACCTTCTCGTACACGGCCGCCATCTACATGTACGGCGCGGCCGTCATGGCCGATGTCACGGGCGACAAGAAGTGGGTGCAGCGTACCGAGCGCATCTTGGACGCCGCCCGTTCCTTCTTCAGCCCGTTCCCCAACGCCACCAACATCATGTACGAGCACGCCTGCGAGCAGGTCGGCACGTGCAACGCCGACATGCGCAGCTTCAAGGGCTACCTGTCGCGCTTCGCGTACGCGGCGAGCGTGTTCGTGCCCTCGATCAAGCCGGTCATCGAGGAGCTCTGGCATCCCACCGCGAAGGCGGCCGCCAAGTCCTGCTCGGGCGGCCCGGACGGCACCCAGTGCGGGCAGAGGTGGTACTACGGCGGCTTCGACGGCACCACGGGCCTGGGAGAGGAGATGTGCGCGCTCGAGACGATCCAGGGACTGCTCGTCGGCGAGGCGGAGCCGCCGCTCAAGGGCGACCAGATCAAGACGGTCCGCACTTTTGAAGGCTCGTCGAACACCAAGCGGGGGGGGAGGTACGATGCTCGTCTTGCGTAG